A section of the Bifidobacterium sp. ESL0728 genome encodes:
- the rpmE gene encoding 50S ribosomal protein L31: MKQGIHPDYHPVQVTCSCGNTFVTRSTAKGDHMTVDVCANCHPFYTGKQKILDTGGRVARFEKRYGKKTK; the protein is encoded by the coding sequence ATGAAGCAGGGTATTCATCCCGATTATCACCCAGTGCAGGTTACCTGCTCTTGCGGCAATACTTTCGTAACACGCAGCACCGCCAAGGGCGATCACATGACGGTTGATGTGTGCGCAAACTGCCACCCGTTCTACACGGGCAAGCAGAAGATTCTCGATACCGGCGGCCGTGTCGCTCGCTTCGAGAAGCGCTACGGCAAGAAGACCAAGTAG
- the prfA gene encoding peptide chain release factor 1, whose protein sequence is MADEQFPAAQSALEEYQDIERQMSQPEVASDPKAIRKLGRRHAQLGSIVEAYRAWQHARDDADAAKEMAGEDADFAEEAKRLEALVAPAEEKLRSALIPRDPDDVRDTIMEIKAGTGGEEAALFAGDLLRMYTRYAEKRGWTTTIQSENSTELGGVKDVQVAIRAKGNPAPEDGVWASLKYEGGVHRVQRIPVTESQGRIQTSAAGVIVFPEADEDDDEIEVDPKDLKIDIFMSSGPGGQSVNTTYSAVRMTHIPTGIVVSMQDEKSQIQNRAAALRVLKSRLLAMKHEKEAEEAADMRHSQVRSLDRSERIRTYNFPENRIVDHRTNYKAYNLDQVLDGDLQAVIDSDIQADEAARLAKTD, encoded by the coding sequence ATGGCAGACGAGCAATTCCCGGCAGCGCAAAGCGCGTTGGAAGAGTATCAGGACATCGAGCGGCAGATGAGCCAGCCCGAGGTTGCCTCCGACCCCAAGGCGATTCGTAAGCTGGGGCGTCGCCATGCCCAACTTGGCAGCATCGTCGAAGCCTATCGCGCTTGGCAGCATGCCCGTGATGATGCCGATGCCGCCAAGGAAATGGCCGGCGAGGACGCCGACTTTGCCGAGGAAGCCAAACGACTCGAAGCGTTGGTAGCGCCTGCCGAAGAGAAGCTGCGTAGCGCGCTGATTCCTCGCGATCCTGACGATGTGCGTGATACCATCATGGAGATTAAGGCAGGCACCGGTGGGGAAGAGGCGGCGCTGTTCGCCGGCGATCTGCTGCGTATGTACACCCGTTACGCCGAAAAGCGCGGCTGGACCACCACCATCCAAAGTGAGAACAGCACCGAGCTTGGCGGCGTCAAGGATGTGCAGGTCGCCATTCGGGCCAAAGGCAATCCGGCGCCCGAGGACGGGGTATGGGCGAGCCTCAAATACGAAGGTGGCGTGCACCGCGTGCAGCGCATCCCCGTCACCGAATCGCAGGGGCGTATCCAGACTTCCGCAGCCGGCGTCATCGTTTTCCCGGAAGCCGACGAGGACGACGATGAGATTGAGGTCGATCCAAAAGACCTCAAAATCGATATCTTCATGAGTTCCGGTCCCGGCGGACAGTCCGTCAACACGACGTATTCTGCGGTGCGCATGACCCATATCCCCACCGGCATCGTGGTGAGTATGCAGGACGAGAAGTCGCAGATCCAGAATCGCGCGGCGGCATTGCGAGTCCTCAAATCCCGCCTGCTGGCGATGAAACACGAAAAGGAAGCCGAGGAAGCAGCCGACATGCGCCATTCGCAGGTGCGCTCACTCGACCGTTCCGAACGCATCCGCACATACAATTTCCCTGAAAATCGTATCGTCGACCACCGCACCAACTATAAGGCATACAACCTTGACCAAGTGCTCGACGGCGACTTGCAGGCCGTCATCGACAGCGATATTCAGGCCGACGAAGCCGCACGTCTTGCCAAAACCGACTGA
- the prmC gene encoding peptide chain release factor N(5)-glutamine methyltransferase, with translation MAENVARSTFEMLQQATEWLKSAGIETPRNDAKLLLAEAFGVTAGDVEKSILLDTPLHSNIKDGSAAVDGVDVHRIDGDDDSGGMFGGDGETGDVNGGSANAGNKHKSNAANDIEDADGAAIRRFAVMIARRKQREPLQYIVGHAPFRYLDLEVGPGVFIPRPETETVVQVAIDWLTKENIKPSRLVDLCAGSGAIGLSLVTEVTGSEVWAVELSQEALEWTKRNEQKVFKDHSLAGYNYHLFHADAANAMTLQRLDGTIDAVVTNPPYVPLDQIPEQPEVRDYDPKTALYGGSADGTYTPERIILRAEKLLRNGGALVMEHDISQAQLLVDFARTHGFRSAHTGEDLTGRPRYLFAIKG, from the coding sequence ATGGCGGAAAACGTGGCGCGTTCGACATTTGAGATGTTGCAGCAGGCAACGGAATGGCTGAAATCAGCAGGTATAGAGACGCCACGTAATGATGCGAAATTGCTGCTCGCCGAGGCGTTTGGTGTGACGGCCGGCGATGTCGAAAAATCGATATTGCTCGATACGCCATTGCATAGCAACATAAAAGACGGTTCGGCTGCGGTCGATGGTGTCGACGTACATCGCATCGATGGTGACGATGACTCCGGGGGCATGTTTGGCGGGGATGGCGAAACCGGAGATGTGAACGGCGGTTCCGCAAACGCCGGCAATAAACATAAAAGTAATGCAGCTAATGACATTGAAGACGCCGATGGCGCCGCGATTCGCCGTTTCGCCGTGATGATCGCCAGACGCAAGCAACGCGAACCATTGCAATATATCGTCGGTCACGCGCCGTTCCGTTATCTTGACCTTGAAGTCGGGCCGGGAGTCTTCATTCCCCGACCGGAGACCGAAACCGTGGTGCAGGTGGCCATCGACTGGCTGACGAAAGAGAATATCAAGCCGAGCCGTCTGGTCGATCTGTGCGCCGGAAGCGGAGCAATCGGGCTCTCACTTGTCACTGAAGTGACGGGCAGCGAGGTCTGGGCCGTGGAACTTTCGCAAGAAGCCCTTGAATGGACGAAGCGCAACGAGCAGAAGGTGTTCAAAGACCATTCGCTGGCCGGCTACAACTATCATCTTTTCCATGCCGACGCGGCGAACGCCATGACGTTGCAGCGATTGGACGGCACAATCGACGCTGTGGTCACCAACCCGCCTTATGTACCGCTCGACCAGATTCCCGAACAGCCCGAAGTCCGTGACTATGACCCAAAAACGGCGTTATATGGCGGTTCTGCAGACGGGACCTATACACCCGAACGGATCATTCTGCGTGCTGAGAAGCTTTTGCGCAACGGCGGGGCGTTGGTGATGGAACATGACATTTCGCAGGCCCAATTGCTGGTCGACTTTGCCAGAACCCATGGTTTCCGTTCGGCGCATACCGGCGAAGACCTCACCGGTCGTCCGCGTTATCTCTTTGCCATCAAAGGGTAG
- a CDS encoding L-threonylcarbamoyladenylate synthase, translating to MSDVRAIDDESLAMAKRIVKDGGLVVLPTDTVYGVAASPFSAEAVSRIYEAKRRPRSKALQVLLSSVDDLDALGLYLPVPLDRLAKVFLPGPFSPIAVAETGSKLVTLREEMNGGKTQAVRVPDSQACLKTLRATGPLACSSANRSGGESPQTVQEAVAALGDDVDLYLDGGPTVSHVASTVVAADVSERDGISIVREGVISETQVRAALMDAEGGSLNA from the coding sequence ATGAGCGACGTGCGTGCAATTGATGACGAATCCTTGGCGATGGCTAAAAGGATTGTCAAAGACGGCGGGCTTGTCGTATTGCCGACAGACACGGTCTATGGCGTTGCTGCGAGTCCTTTCAGCGCTGAGGCGGTGAGCCGCATTTATGAGGCGAAACGTCGCCCGCGTAGCAAGGCGCTGCAGGTGCTGCTTTCCTCAGTAGATGATTTGGACGCGCTTGGTCTCTATCTGCCGGTTCCGCTGGATCGACTTGCCAAGGTCTTTTTGCCTGGACCGTTTTCGCCGATCGCAGTGGCCGAAACCGGTTCAAAACTGGTGACGTTACGTGAGGAAATGAACGGCGGCAAAACTCAGGCCGTGCGAGTCCCGGATTCGCAAGCTTGTCTCAAGACCTTGCGTGCCACAGGGCCGTTGGCTTGCTCCAGCGCCAATCGCAGTGGTGGGGAAAGTCCACAAACGGTTCAGGAAGCTGTTGCGGCACTTGGCGATGACGTTGATCTGTATCTTGATGGTGGGCCGACAGTAAGCCACGTTGCAAGCACTGTGGTTGCCGCTGATGTCAGCGAGCGCGATGGGATTTCGATTGTGCGCGAGGGCGTCATCAGCGAGACGCAAGTTCGTGCGGCGCTTATGGACGCCGAAGGCGGGAGTCTGAACGCGTGA
- a CDS encoding MraY family glycosyltransferase, with the protein MRVYLFIAAIAGGATWLVTPLVRHLAIEIGAVGEVRARDVHTVPTPRMGGLAMLIGLAVSIIFASKMPFISGLFVGSNQAWVVLIGAALICLLGVADDLWDLDWMLKLAGQLLISVFVAWGGVQIIFLPFGSLVTASPSISMAITAFLIVASINAVNFVDGLDGLASGIVAIGGIAFAVYSYVIARSTPSYASMATLLDVALVGICVGFLLHNWHPAKLFMGDSGSMLLGYMITCASIIMTGHLDPASVHTSLYLPAFMPILLPILVLFLPVLDMCLAIIRRLSKGQSPMHPDRMHLHHRMLRIGHSVQGAVLILWGWAALISFGSIMILFFRWQYVAVGMIVAAVILTICTMSPYLMRRWLEIQKEEDPGVRNARHSRKNH; encoded by the coding sequence GTGAGAGTCTACCTGTTCATCGCCGCGATTGCGGGAGGGGCCACATGGCTGGTCACACCCCTGGTTCGTCATCTCGCCATCGAAATCGGTGCGGTGGGTGAAGTCCGCGCGCGAGATGTGCACACGGTTCCCACCCCGCGCATGGGTGGGCTGGCGATGCTGATAGGCCTTGCGGTGTCGATAATATTCGCCAGCAAGATGCCTTTCATCTCAGGGCTTTTCGTCGGATCGAACCAAGCGTGGGTGGTACTTATCGGTGCGGCGTTGATTTGCCTGTTGGGTGTAGCTGATGATCTTTGGGATTTGGACTGGATGCTCAAACTCGCCGGGCAGCTCCTGATTTCCGTGTTCGTTGCATGGGGCGGCGTGCAGATCATCTTCCTGCCGTTCGGCTCGCTGGTGACGGCTTCGCCAAGTATTTCCATGGCTATCACGGCCTTTTTGATTGTCGCGTCGATCAACGCTGTCAACTTCGTCGACGGGCTTGATGGCCTCGCTTCCGGAATCGTTGCCATCGGCGGCATCGCCTTCGCCGTCTATTCCTACGTCATTGCGCGTTCCACACCGAGCTACGCTTCGATGGCCACGTTGCTTGACGTCGCTTTGGTCGGTATCTGCGTCGGCTTTCTGCTTCATAACTGGCATCCTGCCAAACTCTTTATGGGGGATTCCGGTTCGATGTTGCTCGGATATATGATTACCTGCGCGTCGATTATCATGACCGGCCATCTCGACCCGGCCTCCGTACATACCAGCCTCTATCTGCCGGCGTTCATGCCGATTCTGCTGCCGATTCTGGTGCTGTTCCTGCCGGTGCTCGACATGTGCCTGGCCATCATCCGTCGTCTGAGCAAAGGCCAATCGCCGATGCACCCCGACCGCATGCATCTGCATCATCGTATGTTGCGCATCGGTCACAGTGTACAGGGCGCGGTCCTGATTCTCTGGGGCTGGGCGGCGCTGATTTCCTTCGGTTCCATCATGATTCTTTTCTTCAGGTGGCAATATGTGGCTGTCGGCATGATTGTTGCAGCTGTGATTTTGACGATTTGCACGATGTCCCCGTACCTGATGCGACGATGGCTTGAAATACAAAAAGAAGAGGATCCAGGGGTGCGCAACGCGCGACATTCCCGAAAGAACCACTGA
- the guaB gene encoding IMP dehydrogenase, translating into MALNSQPDIQSSFNPLPPVFAKMGLAYDDVLLLPNETDVIPSHVDTTTHLTREITMKVPVLSAAMDTVTESDMAIAMARNGGIGVLHRNLSIDDQASQVDIVKRSESGMITDPLTVNPEATLADLDKLCGRFHISGLPVVDPENKLLGIITNRDMRFIASEDYDRLKVKDVMTKDGLITGPADISREDAHDLLAKHKVEKLPLVDAEGRLAGLITVKDFVKTEQYPDATKDDQGRLRVAAGIGFLGDAWARASALMEAGVDVLVVDTANGEAHLALDMIKRLKSDRAFNGVQIIGGNVATASGAQAMIDAGVDAVKVGVGPGSICTTRVVAGVGVPQLTAVYDAAQVCRAAGVPCIADGGIHYSGDIAKALVAGASTVMLGGALAGCDETPGEKVLLHGKQYKLYRGMGSLGAMAPRGKKSYSKDRYFQADVTSNEKVIPEGVEGEVPYRGSLNAVLYQMIGGLHQSMFYIGAHNIKEMAEKGRFIRITTAGLRESHPHDIVMTTEAPNYSGFHND; encoded by the coding sequence ATGGCTTTAAATTCTCAACCTGATATCCAGTCATCATTCAATCCGTTGCCTCCTGTTTTTGCGAAAATGGGTTTGGCTTACGACGACGTCCTGTTGCTTCCCAACGAGACCGATGTCATTCCCTCTCACGTCGACACCACCACGCATCTGACCCGTGAAATCACCATGAAGGTGCCTGTGCTCTCGGCGGCTATGGACACCGTCACCGAATCAGACATGGCCATCGCCATGGCACGTAACGGCGGCATCGGCGTTTTGCACCGAAACCTTTCCATCGACGATCAGGCCTCGCAGGTCGATATCGTCAAACGCAGCGAATCGGGTATGATCACCGACCCGCTCACCGTCAATCCTGAGGCCACCCTTGCCGATCTCGACAAGCTGTGTGGTCGTTTCCATATTTCGGGCCTTCCCGTCGTTGACCCTGAAAACAAGCTTCTCGGCATCATCACCAATCGTGACATGCGTTTCATCGCTTCCGAAGATTACGATAGGCTCAAGGTCAAGGACGTCATGACCAAGGACGGGCTTATCACCGGCCCTGCCGACATCTCACGTGAAGATGCGCACGACCTGCTTGCCAAGCACAAGGTCGAAAAGCTTCCGCTGGTCGATGCCGAGGGCAGACTGGCCGGACTTATCACTGTCAAGGACTTCGTGAAGACCGAGCAGTATCCCGACGCCACCAAGGACGACCAAGGCCGTCTGCGTGTGGCCGCGGGCATTGGCTTCCTGGGCGATGCGTGGGCCCGTGCTTCCGCATTGATGGAGGCCGGCGTCGACGTGCTGGTGGTCGATACCGCAAACGGCGAGGCGCATCTCGCGCTCGATATGATCAAGCGTTTGAAGTCCGATCGTGCATTCAACGGCGTGCAGATCATCGGCGGTAACGTCGCGACCGCTTCCGGCGCGCAGGCCATGATCGATGCAGGCGTTGATGCCGTCAAGGTCGGCGTTGGCCCCGGCTCCATCTGCACCACGCGTGTGGTTGCCGGTGTCGGCGTTCCGCAGCTTACTGCCGTCTATGACGCGGCTCAGGTCTGCCGAGCGGCTGGCGTGCCTTGCATCGCCGACGGTGGCATCCACTATTCCGGTGATATTGCCAAGGCTCTCGTGGCCGGTGCCTCGACCGTCATGCTCGGCGGCGCGCTCGCCGGCTGCGACGAGACCCCAGGCGAAAAGGTGCTGTTGCACGGCAAACAGTACAAGCTTTACCGTGGCATGGGCTCGCTCGGAGCTATGGCCCCGCGCGGCAAGAAGTCCTACTCCAAGGACCGCTACTTCCAGGCGGATGTCACCAGCAACGAAAAGGTCATCCCCGAAGGCGTCGAAGGCGAGGTGCCCTATCGTGGCTCCCTCAACGCGGTGCTCTATCAGATGATTGGCGGCCTGCACCAGTCGATGTTCTACATCGGTGCCCACAACATCAAGGAAATGGCCGAAAAGGGCCGCTTCATCCGCATCACCACAGCGGGTCTACGCGAATCGCATCCGCACGACATCGTGATGACGACGGAGGCCCCGAACTACAGCGGCTTCCACAACGACTGA
- the orn gene encoding oligoribonuclease, with the protein MVNAQDDETYSAEDSRLIWIDCEMTGLDIFGGDELVEVSVVPTDFNLKVLDEGVDYVIKPSQKAVDHMGDFVRTMHTRSGLIHEWETGLSLADAEKKVTDYVARFTPDGVKPLLAGNTIGSDKKFLDHFMPSFMSHLHYRSIDVSTIKELARRWYPAVYMNRPPKNGGHRALADIIESLDELRYYREAFMAPTPGPDEAQAKKIEADIEATSLLNK; encoded by the coding sequence ATGGTGAATGCTCAGGATGACGAGACGTATTCGGCGGAGGATTCGCGGCTGATTTGGATCGACTGCGAGATGACCGGTCTCGATATCTTCGGCGGCGACGAGCTTGTGGAGGTCTCCGTGGTGCCGACCGATTTCAATCTCAAGGTGCTCGACGAAGGTGTGGACTATGTTATCAAGCCCTCGCAGAAGGCGGTCGACCACATGGGCGACTTCGTGCGCACGATGCACACTCGTTCAGGATTGATCCACGAATGGGAGACCGGCCTGAGCCTGGCTGACGCCGAAAAGAAGGTCACCGACTACGTCGCCCGCTTTACGCCTGACGGGGTCAAGCCGTTGCTCGCCGGCAACACCATCGGAAGCGACAAGAAATTCCTCGACCACTTCATGCCAAGCTTCATGAGCCATTTGCACTATCGCAGCATCGACGTGAGCACCATCAAGGAACTCGCACGTCGTTGGTATCCGGCGGTCTATATGAACCGTCCCCCCAAGAATGGCGGCCATCGTGCGCTTGCTGACATCATCGAGTCACTTGATGAACTGCGCTACTATCGCGAGGCCTTCATGGCTCCGACCCCTGGCCCGGATGAAGCTCAGGCCAAGAAGATCGAGGCCGACATCGAGGCCACAAGCCTGCTCAACAAGTAG
- a CDS encoding PIF1 family DEAD/DEAH box helicase: MKQAEALTILDAGANAFITGAPGAGKTYVLNEFIRAARARGASVAVTASTGIAATHINGQTIHSWSGVGVSQVMTPALMKRIRSRRKRKIEAADILVIDEVSMLPAWLFDMVDDVCRALRHSPEPFGGLQVVLSGDFFQLPPVKKSFRRDDVPPSPEFLMSRQRYADAGKDADGFVTESLVWDELNPVVCYLTEQHRQDDGQLLTVLTDIREGDVTQEDHDVLAERMGKSPAAGEVAVHLFPVNKQADTLNDLRLSQIHDETHDYVAESAGPADLVKRLKKNMLAPEKLELKTGAAVMALRNDADHQYVNGSIGKVEGFVSEAKGGWPIVAFENGNTVTMKQASWDMMDGETVLASVKQVPLRCAWAITIHKSQGMTLDRAVMNLRRTFAPGMGYVALSRVENLDGLYLDDISERAFMVSPDAVLLDGQLRDNSKAACARLECEGSDAFTKQATGQLADDTDEFAQDELF, from the coding sequence ATGAAGCAAGCGGAGGCGCTGACGATTCTCGATGCGGGGGCGAATGCGTTCATCACCGGTGCTCCCGGCGCCGGCAAGACCTACGTCTTGAACGAGTTTATCCGTGCTGCCCGTGCCCGTGGCGCCTCCGTCGCCGTCACTGCTTCCACCGGCATCGCCGCCACTCACATCAACGGCCAGACTATCCATTCTTGGTCCGGTGTTGGTGTCTCGCAGGTCATGACCCCGGCGCTGATGAAGCGCATTCGTTCGCGGCGCAAGCGCAAGATTGAAGCCGCTGATATTTTGGTCATCGATGAGGTTTCCATGCTGCCGGCGTGGCTGTTCGATATGGTTGACGACGTCTGCCGTGCCTTGCGGCACAGTCCTGAGCCATTCGGTGGGCTGCAGGTCGTGCTTTCCGGTGATTTCTTCCAGCTGCCTCCGGTCAAGAAATCGTTCCGGCGCGACGATGTGCCACCAAGCCCGGAATTCCTGATGTCACGTCAGCGTTATGCCGATGCCGGCAAGGACGCCGACGGTTTCGTTACCGAATCGCTGGTCTGGGACGAGCTCAATCCTGTGGTCTGCTACCTGACCGAACAGCACCGCCAGGATGACGGTCAGCTGTTGACCGTACTCACCGATATTCGCGAGGGCGACGTCACACAGGAAGATCACGACGTACTTGCGGAACGCATGGGTAAGTCGCCGGCCGCTGGGGAAGTGGCTGTCCACCTTTTTCCTGTCAACAAACAGGCCGACACCCTGAACGACTTGCGGCTTTCACAGATTCACGACGAAACGCACGACTATGTCGCCGAATCGGCGGGCCCCGCAGACTTGGTCAAGCGACTCAAGAAGAACATGCTCGCTCCTGAAAAGCTGGAATTGAAAACCGGTGCCGCGGTGATGGCATTGCGCAACGACGCCGACCACCAGTATGTCAACGGCTCCATCGGCAAGGTGGAGGGCTTTGTCTCCGAGGCCAAGGGAGGTTGGCCGATTGTCGCCTTCGAAAATGGTAATACGGTTACTATGAAGCAGGCTTCGTGGGATATGATGGACGGCGAAACTGTGCTGGCCAGCGTCAAACAGGTGCCGCTGCGCTGTGCCTGGGCCATTACCATCCACAAGTCGCAGGGCATGACACTCGACCGCGCCGTGATGAACTTACGGCGTACTTTCGCGCCTGGCATGGGCTATGTCGCGCTTTCCCGTGTGGAAAACCTCGATGGTCTTTATTTGGACGACATCAGCGAACGCGCCTTCATGGTTTCGCCCGACGCTGTCTTGCTCGACGGCCAGTTGCGCGACAATTCCAAGGCCGCCTGCGCCCGCCTCGAATGTGAGGGCAGCGATGCTTTCACCAAGCAGGCCACCGGCCAGCTCGCCGACGACACCGACGAATTCGCCCAGGACGAGCTGTTCTAA
- a CDS encoding proline--tRNA ligase — protein sequence MSTLFLRTLREDPADADVDSARLLQRAGYIRKAAPGIWTWLPLGLNVLNKIEAVVREEMNGIGGQEVHFPALLPKEPYEATHRWEEYGENIFRLKDRHEADYLLAPTHEEMFTLLVKDMYSSYKDLPVTLYQIQTKYRDEFRPRAGLVRGREFIMEDGYSFTIDEDGLKKAYVEERDAYERIFKRLDLGYIMVHAVSGPMGGFESQEFLSPMAIGEDTFAKAPSGKAWNVEALTTPEVPAVDCSKTPAMSLRDLPNAKTIDDMVSQCNALYPREDGRQWAQTDMLKNVVIAVKHPGEPDDEVEEHRKPWREVVVVALPGDRQIDMKRLEAQFAPAEIEEANEADLKAHPELVKGYIGPSVLGPQARVKGSAIKDPVRYLVDAHIAEGSAWVTGGDKDGVDAFDMVYDRDFKADGTVEATEVRDGDMSPDGSGPLSFERGVEIGQVFQLGLKYSEALGLKVLNQNGKAVPVWMGSYGIGVSRVMACIAETHHDEKGLAWPVNIAPAAVHVVATGKKDEAFGGAEKLVAELEAKGLEVIYDDRKKVSPGVKFKDAELLGVPLVAVVGRDYLNDGTIEVRDRDGENTVKVPADKAADTLVERYKAML from the coding sequence ATGTCCACCCTGTTCCTGCGCACGCTGCGTGAGGACCCCGCCGACGCCGACGTCGATTCGGCGCGTCTGCTCCAGCGAGCAGGCTATATTCGCAAGGCCGCGCCAGGCATCTGGACGTGGTTGCCGCTGGGACTGAACGTCCTCAACAAGATCGAGGCCGTGGTCCGTGAAGAAATGAACGGCATCGGCGGTCAGGAAGTTCATTTCCCGGCTCTGTTGCCGAAAGAACCATATGAGGCGACGCATCGCTGGGAGGAATACGGCGAGAACATCTTCCGCCTGAAGGACCGTCACGAGGCCGATTACCTGCTCGCGCCGACGCATGAGGAAATGTTCACCTTGCTTGTGAAAGACATGTATTCCTCCTATAAGGATCTGCCGGTCACGCTTTATCAGATCCAGACCAAGTACCGCGACGAGTTCCGCCCGCGTGCCGGCCTCGTGCGCGGCCGCGAGTTCATCATGGAAGACGGCTATTCCTTCACCATTGACGAAGACGGGCTGAAGAAGGCCTATGTCGAGGAGCGCGATGCCTATGAGCGCATCTTCAAGCGCCTCGATTTGGGCTACATCATGGTCCACGCGGTTTCCGGCCCGATGGGCGGCTTCGAATCGCAGGAATTCCTTTCCCCGATGGCCATCGGGGAGGACACGTTTGCCAAGGCGCCGAGCGGCAAGGCTTGGAATGTCGAAGCGCTGACCACACCCGAAGTTCCGGCTGTTGATTGTTCCAAGACCCCGGCGATGAGCCTGCGTGACCTCCCGAACGCCAAGACCATCGATGACATGGTCAGCCAGTGCAATGCGCTCTATCCGCGCGAGGATGGCCGTCAATGGGCACAGACCGACATGCTGAAGAACGTTGTCATCGCCGTGAAGCATCCCGGCGAACCCGATGACGAGGTTGAAGAGCACCGCAAGCCGTGGCGCGAGGTCGTCGTTGTGGCGCTGCCTGGCGATCGTCAGATCGATATGAAGCGTCTCGAGGCACAGTTCGCGCCTGCGGAAATCGAAGAGGCCAACGAGGCCGACTTGAAGGCTCATCCTGAACTGGTCAAGGGCTATATCGGGCCGTCCGTCTTGGGGCCGCAGGCGCGCGTCAAGGGCTCCGCTATCAAGGACCCGGTGCGTTATCTGGTTGACGCCCATATCGCCGAGGGCTCCGCGTGGGTCACCGGCGGCGACAAGGACGGCGTGGATGCCTTCGACATGGTCTACGACCGTGATTTCAAGGCCGATGGCACCGTAGAGGCGACTGAGGTTCGCGACGGCGACATGAGCCCGGACGGTTCCGGTCCGCTGAGCTTCGAACGCGGTGTGGAGATTGGCCAGGTCTTCCAGCTCGGTCTCAAGTATTCCGAGGCGCTGGGCCTCAAGGTCCTCAACCAGAACGGCAAGGCCGTGCCGGTGTGGATGGGCAGCTATGGCATCGGCGTCTCGCGCGTCATGGCCTGCATCGCCGAAACCCACCACGACGAGAAGGGCCTGGCCTGGCCGGTCAACATCGCGCCCGCCGCAGTACATGTGGTCGCCACCGGCAAGAAGGACGAAGCGTTCGGTGGGGCGGAAAAGCTGGTCGCCGAGCTTGAGGCCAAGGGCCTTGAGGTCATCTACGACGACCGCAAGAAGGTCTCGCCCGGTGTGAAGTTCAAGGATGCCGAGCTGCTCGGTGTGCCGCTGGTCGCCGTGGTCGGCCGTGATTATCTGAACGACGGCACCATCGAGGTGCGCGACCGCGACGGCGAGAACACTGTGAAGGTTCCGGCAGATAAGGCCGCCGATACGTTGGTCGAACGGTACAAAGCAATGCTCTAA
- a CDS encoding 3-hydroxyacyl-CoA dehydrogenase, protein MMQNLTVLGTGTLGSQIIFQSAYSGKNVVAYDISDEILSKLPARWEQLKDCYRRDVKGVTEEKLDAAVSRIRPTADMKDALKDADIVIEAVPERLDIKQDTWKKVSENAPAKTIFCTNSSTLPPSKIAPFTDRPEKFLCLHFANEVWKYNTGEVMVQPKTDPKVFEEVAQFADEIGMVPIRIKKEQPGYLLNSLLVPLLDAAADLWVRGVASFEDIDKTWRIATGAPTGPFEILDTVGMMTPYNLNKDATDPVKKEFARRLKEDYIDKGKMGKISGHGFYDYE, encoded by the coding sequence ATGATGCAGAATCTAACGGTATTGGGGACGGGCACTCTCGGTTCCCAGATTATTTTCCAGTCGGCCTACAGTGGCAAGAACGTGGTCGCCTACGATATCAGCGACGAGATTCTTTCGAAGCTGCCGGCACGCTGGGAGCAGCTCAAGGACTGCTACAGGCGTGACGTCAAGGGCGTGACCGAGGAAAAGCTTGATGCGGCGGTTTCGCGAATCCGTCCGACGGCCGATATGAAGGATGCACTCAAGGATGCCGATATTGTTATCGAGGCGGTTCCGGAGCGTTTGGATATCAAGCAGGATACGTGGAAGAAGGTCAGTGAGAATGCGCCGGCCAAGACGATTTTCTGCACGAATTCGTCGACCCTGCCGCCGAGCAAGATCGCGCCGTTCACCGACCGTCCCGAGAAGTTCCTGTGCCTGCATTTCGCCAACGAGGTGTGGAAGTACAATACCGGCGAGGTGATGGTGCAGCCGAAGACCGATCCGAAGGTCTTTGAAGAGGTTGCGCAGTTTGCCGATGAGATTGGCATGGTTCCGATCCGCATCAAGAAGGAACAGCCGGGTTATCTGCTCAACTCGCTGCTGGTTCCACTGCTTGATGCCGCGGCCGACCTGTGGGTTCGCGGTGTGGCCTCGTTCGAGGATATCGACAAGACCTGGCGTATCGCCACCGGTGCTCCTACCGGCCCGTTCGAGATCTTGGACACCGTGGGTATGATGACCCCCTATAACCTCAACAAGGACGCCACTGATCCGGTCAAGAAGGAGTTCGCTCGTCGTCTGAAAGAGGATTATATCGACAAGGGCAAGATGGGCAAGATCTCCGGTCACGGTTTCTACGACTACGAGTGA